The following are from one region of the Eulemur rufifrons isolate Redbay chromosome 17, OSU_ERuf_1, whole genome shotgun sequence genome:
- the TPPP gene encoding tubulin polymerization-promoting protein, translated as MADSKAKPAKAANRTPPKSPGDPAKDKAAKRLSLESEGASEGAAATAPALSALEEAFRRFAVHGDTRATGKEMHGKNWSKLCKDCQVIDGKNVTVTDADIVFSKIKGKSCRTITFEQFQEALEELAKKRFKDKSAEEAVREVHRLVEGKAPVISGVTKAISSPTVSRLTDTTKFTGSHKERFDSSGKGKGKAGRVDLVDESGYVPGYKHAGTYDQKVHGGK; from the exons ATGGCCGACAGCAAGGCCAAACCCGCCAAAGCGGCCAACAGGACACCCCCTAAGTCCCCGGGGGACCCTGCCAAGGACAAGGCAGCCAAGCGGCTGTCACTGGAGTCCGAAGGTGCCAGTGAGGGGGCGGCTGCCACGGCCCCCGCGCTCAGTGCCCTGGAGGAGGCCTTCCGGCGCTTTGCAGTGCACGGGGACACTCGGGCCACGGGGAAGGAGATGCACGGCAAGAACTGGTCAAAGCTGTGCAAGGACTGCCAGGTGATCGACGGGAAGAACGTGACTGTCACCGACGCGGACATCGTCTTCAGCAAGATCAA GGGGAAGTCCTGCCGGACCATCACCTTCGAGCAGTTCCAGGAGGCGCTGGAGGAGCTCGCCAAGAAGCGGTTCAAAGACAAGAGCGCCGAGGAGGCGGTCCGCGAGGTGCACCGGCTGGTCGAGGGCAAGGCGCCGGTCATCTCAGGGGTCACg AAGGCCATCTCATCGCCCACCGTGTCGCGGCTCACAGACACGACCAAGTTCACGGGCTCCCACAAGGAGCGCTTCGACTCCTCgggcaagggcaagggcaaggCCGGCCGTGTGGACCTGGTGGACGAGTCGGGCTACGTGCCTGGCTACAAGCACGCAGGCACCTACGACCAGAAGGTGCATGGGGGCAAGTAG